The genomic DNA TCCCGAGATAAGGAAACAGAAATCGAGGAGACTTGAGAATCAACAGTAGCGACCGTTTGACGGCGATAGCTGTGCTGGGTGATTCTGCAAACTGCCTTTCGATGTAAAGTTGCTTTAACTCCTCCGAAAGCGGACGACGAAAGGCGCGTGTCGCGAAGTCGAGGCAGAATTGTTTTAGTTTCTCTTTATGTTCCTCATTGATTTCGGGGATTTTAATCATCCCCGGAATCTCCGGCATCAATTTGTCGGTGACTTCGACTGCAGCCGTGGTGACGGCATCGAACCAGTCCTGAGAAACCTGCACGCCACGTTCATAGCCAACACTTTTATCGTCGGGTGGAAAATCGGTTTCGACAATCAACCATTTCGGCATCGGGCTGGCCGAGAGATAATGCGGCGGAATGTATTGCTCGGTGCCATGTGGTGGTTTCCACTTGAGGTGTGCAGAGACCAGTTTGTCGGTCTTGGACTTCCGAACTTCAAGACGAATCCCGTAAGCGCGACCTTCCAGCAGAAACATCTCCTCACGATATTCCGTTTGATCTCCGGATTTGACACGGATATTGATCAGAGGCGGATCACTACCATTTACTCGGAGATAGCATTGATTTTCCGAGTCAACAATAAATTCATACCAGCCCGTCTCGGCAGCCAGCACAGAACCTTCCCAGATCATGGTATATTCCGGTTCCGTAATATTCTCGGGATCGGGACCAGCCTCACCGAAATCAAAATTGATGAGAGAATCAATTCTCTCAATGGCAAGATTCTCTTTATTCTGCTTATTCGATTTGTAGTAACGGGCTTTGAGTCCTTGTTCGTCGCCAAAGTTGTTGGACCAGCGAAAGCTGTTCACGAGATCGGCGACACTGTTGCGATATTGACGAACGGTCAGTCGGGAAAAATCGACAGAGGGTGGCTGATTTCGCACTCGGGCAACGATGGAATAGAATTCCTGATGGATATAAGCCGCAACGGCATCGGCATCCTCGGCGACGCAAACTTCAGGCTCGCCTTCCGGCATCGCCTCGGAGATGTAGGCAGACAATTCTCGAACAGCCAGATCGCCAATCAAGGGTGACGGATAAACCGATTCCACCCCCTGACCTTTATCGCCATGGCAGTCGACACACTGCGATAAGTAAATCTTTCGCCCTTTTTCCAGCTGTTCTTCTGCTCTGGCTGAATAAATAAATGTCAGGCAAAGCAGGGGGAAGGTCAGAGTGACGAAAAAATCTGATTTCACATTTAACGATCGCATGAGCCGACTCGATCTCTACAGACGCAGGAGGGAACTTTTGTGTGCTGACGGTGGATGTCAGATGAACTGGGAAGGCAAAATCAGTCAAATTGTGTGACTGATCCATGCTTAATTATACGAATGTGATATCAGCGATTCAATTGGGTATTATGTAAATAGTGGGGGGAATTAATTTGTCAGTACAGTCATACAGGTTAACCATACCTGTAATTTATGAAAAACTTCGTGATGATTTTCTCAGCTACCCCGTTAAAGTGATTTGACGATTTCCTATTTAATCGGTATCCTTTTCGCTTCGCCTGAAATCAGGTGGATTGACGGGAAGAGTACGCGGCTGAAGCCAGCCTGGATGTAATCTCCTAACTTTTGTGATATTAGTGACTTAGGGTCAGCAAGTATGCCGACAATCAATCAGTTAGTGCGTAAACCACGCAAAAAACAAATTGCCAAAAGTAAGACTCCACTTCTTGAAGGATGTCCTCAGAAGCGAGGCGTTTGTCTTCAGGTGAAGACGATGACACCGAAAAAGCCGAACTCGGCTTTGCGTAAAGTGGCTCGTGTCCGTTTGTCGAATGGAAAAGAAGTCACGGCTTATATTCCCGGTGAAGGCCATAACCTTCAAGAGCACTCCATTGTGCTTGTCCGTGGTGGTCGAGTTCGCGACCTTCCCGGTGTGCGTTATAAAGTTATTCGCGGCGTGCTCGATACCCTGGGTGTCGGCGATCGTCGTCAGGCACGCAGTCGCTACGGTGCGAAACGCCCTAAATAAGCAACTGACTGTCTTATAAAAGTTCCACTTTTCTGGCCCTGTAAAGTATAGATGATTCATGGCGAAGCGATTTACTGCCTCAGTTAGTCAACTGAAACCCGATCCTCGGTTCAATTCGATCCTGGCCTCGAAATTTGTCAACTGTTTGATGCTCGATGGTAAAAAGAGCACCGCACAGCGTGCATTTTACGATGCGTTGGAAATTATCAAGCAGCGTATGCCGGAAGACAGCGAAATCGAAGTCTTCGAGCGAGCTCTTGAAAACTGCAAGCCGTACATCGAAGTGAAATCAAAGCGTGTCGGTGGTGCAACTTATCAGGTTCCAACACCTGTGAAGCCAAAACGTCAGCAGACACTAGCGATTCGCTGGGTTTTGGCTGCTGCCCGAGGTCGCAAAGGTCGTCCAATTTCGCAGAGTCTGGCTGAAGAGTTCATGTCAGCCTCTCGCCGTGAAGGTACCGCGATGACCACACGTGAAAACGTACACCGCATGGCCGATGCGAACAAAGCCTTCGCCCACTTCGCCTGGTAAGCCAGTTGCGAAGAACAAAATATTGAAAAACGCGTTCTCCTGGAGGACGCGTTTTTTATTTGTCTCGATTAAATCACCAATAGGCGAGCTTAGTCAGTCATGATTCGGGTGTTCCCCCGCTCATTGTGGCATAAAATGCGATTATGAATACTCAGCAAAACGATACCACAATTCTGTTAATCGCACATGGCAGTCGACGTCAGCAGGCGAATGACGATCTTTTCAAACTGGCGGATATGGTCCGCAAGGCTCGTCCCGATTCCGTCGTCGAGAGCTCATTTCTCGAACTCACAGAGCCGACGATTCCTCAGGGAGCCGAGAAGTGTGTTGCTTCCGGAGCAAA from Rubinisphaera italica includes the following:
- a CDS encoding DUF1592 domain-containing protein; the protein is MRSLNVKSDFFVTLTFPLLCLTFIYSARAEEQLEKGRKIYLSQCVDCHGDKGQGVESVYPSPLIGDLAVRELSAYISEAMPEGEPEVCVAEDADAVAAYIHQEFYSIVARVRNQPPSVDFSRLTVRQYRNSVADLVNSFRWSNNFGDEQGLKARYYKSNKQNKENLAIERIDSLINFDFGEAGPDPENITEPEYTMIWEGSVLAAETGWYEFIVDSENQCYLRVNGSDPPLINIRVKSGDQTEYREEMFLLEGRAYGIRLEVRKSKTDKLVSAHLKWKPPHGTEQYIPPHYLSASPMPKWLIVETDFPPDDKSVGYERGVQVSQDWFDAVTTAAVEVTDKLMPEIPGMIKIPEINEEHKEKLKQFCLDFATRAFRRPLSEELKQLYIERQFAESPSTAIAVKRSLLLILKSPRFLFPYLGNEQFDDYDLAAWLSLTMWDSIPDPKLLEAAEKHQLIENDRFTWQVDRMVKDPRAKAKVRQFFRGWLYFDHFSELSKADDEHPEFNARLISELKDSLELFIEDIFWSDESDYRKLLQAESIYASPEIAEFYGLPAVNGPVFEKIPFEPEHRSGILTHPYLLAGLAYEDSTSPIHRGVFLSRSLLGRFLKPPPIAVTPTPPDLDPTMTTRERIAMQTKPVACSSCHGLINHLGFTLENFDEVGRYRKQERNRDIDASGYYISREGEQNRFQGAEELSRFLTNSDEAHQAFIEQFFQYLIKQPIQAFGPEMISELDQDFGNNQYNMQKLMLNIAKKSALRQRAIKQELVLDTHK
- the rpsL gene encoding 30S ribosomal protein S12, whose translation is MPTINQLVRKPRKKQIAKSKTPLLEGCPQKRGVCLQVKTMTPKKPNSALRKVARVRLSNGKEVTAYIPGEGHNLQEHSIVLVRGGRVRDLPGVRYKVIRGVLDTLGVGDRRQARSRYGAKRPK
- the rpsG gene encoding 30S ribosomal protein S7, coding for MAKRFTASVSQLKPDPRFNSILASKFVNCLMLDGKKSTAQRAFYDALEIIKQRMPEDSEIEVFERALENCKPYIEVKSKRVGGATYQVPTPVKPKRQQTLAIRWVLAAARGRKGRPISQSLAEEFMSASRREGTAMTTRENVHRMADANKAFAHFAW
- a CDS encoding sirohydrochlorin chelatase, with the protein product MNTQQNDTTILLIAHGSRRQQANDDLFKLADMVRKARPDSVVESSFLELTEPTIPQGAEKCVASGAKRVLMFPYFLSAGTHVVDDLEEFRQGFAEKWPEVEFKVCPHLGLHPLMVEIVFDRIAAAE